The following proteins are encoded in a genomic region of Thermococcus pacificus:
- a CDS encoding uracil-xanthine permease family protein codes for MENVEVMEKPVLKVGIEEKVEPAKALVFGLQHVLAMFGATVTVPLVVGGAIGLSGDQIALMIQAVLLAMGIATLLQTTIGSRYPIVQGSSFAFIPGLISIGSSLGMAAVQGALLIGGLIEAMIGWLGIIGKVRKLFTPLVTGVTITLIGFSLADVAIKNFFNFYADPAGETLVKSSAVALVTFLTTVFVALRAKGSLKAMPVVVGALVGYLISVPFGLTDFDLVKSLPVLGVPSIFPWGAPVFDASAIALLLFAFMVSIIESVGDYHAIATVTGSEITEEHIARGIGSEGLACSIAGLLGACGTTSYSENIGVVALTKIGSRHVVQVGAVMLIFLSLLPKFAGILASMPAPVLGGLTLALYGMISVTGLRLIKEKVEFTDRNTLILAAALIAGLGAPQLPPEFLEHFPKLIASILESGMAVGALTAIILDRLL; via the coding sequence ATGGAGAACGTCGAGGTAATGGAAAAGCCGGTTTTGAAGGTTGGAATTGAGGAAAAGGTTGAGCCCGCGAAGGCTTTGGTTTTTGGCCTTCAGCACGTTCTTGCGATGTTTGGAGCGACCGTGACAGTGCCGCTCGTTGTCGGCGGAGCCATAGGACTGAGCGGCGACCAGATTGCCCTCATGATACAGGCGGTCTTGCTGGCGATGGGCATAGCGACGCTACTCCAGACGACGATAGGGTCCCGCTACCCAATAGTCCAAGGGTCGAGCTTTGCCTTCATCCCGGGGCTTATATCGATAGGCTCTTCCCTCGGGATGGCCGCCGTCCAGGGTGCGCTGCTCATCGGTGGCCTGATTGAGGCCATGATCGGCTGGCTCGGGATAATAGGAAAGGTCAGGAAGCTCTTTACTCCCCTGGTTACAGGCGTGACGATAACCCTCATCGGCTTCAGCCTGGCAGACGTCGCGATAAAGAACTTCTTCAACTTCTACGCCGACCCGGCCGGCGAAACACTTGTGAAGTCCAGCGCTGTGGCCCTGGTAACATTCCTCACAACTGTCTTCGTGGCGCTTAGGGCTAAGGGAAGCCTGAAGGCCATGCCCGTAGTGGTGGGTGCTCTCGTCGGCTACCTTATCAGCGTCCCGTTCGGCCTAACTGACTTCGACCTCGTGAAGAGCCTGCCGGTTCTTGGTGTTCCCTCTATCTTCCCGTGGGGGGCACCAGTCTTCGATGCCAGCGCCATAGCCCTCCTTCTGTTCGCCTTCATGGTGAGCATCATCGAGAGCGTCGGCGACTACCATGCTATAGCCACTGTAACAGGTTCGGAGATAACAGAAGAACACATCGCAAGGGGCATAGGGAGCGAGGGCCTGGCCTGCTCGATAGCCGGCCTCCTTGGCGCCTGCGGAACGACTAGCTACTCCGAGAACATCGGCGTCGTTGCACTCACAAAGATTGGCAGTAGGCACGTGGTGCAGGTGGGCGCGGTGATGCTGATATTCCTCTCCCTCCTGCCGAAGTTCGCCGGAATACTCGCCTCGATGCCGGCTCCCGTCCTCGGTGGGCTGACTCTTGCCCTCTACGGCATGATAAGCGTCACGGGGCTGAGGCTGATAAAGGAGAAGGTCGAGTTCACCGACAGGAACACGCTAATTCTCGCGGCGGCGCTGATAGCGGGCCTCGGGGCACCGCAGCTCCCACCAGAGTTCCTGGAGCACTTCCCAAAACTCATAGCCAGCATTCTTGAGTCGGGGATGGCCGTTGGAGCTTTAACGGCGATAATCCTCGACAGGCTCCTCTGA
- a CDS encoding DUF996 domain-containing protein yields MVDLTVNVRSEKNLGMWGSILALLGGFVPYIGSVLALVGSILVLVALHGIGNAVGDDRPFKNYLFAFIVGIAVLVLFIFVIFATFGLTMSGLSVHEEFSGPITAAPSESMSITNEYTEALPLMIISGVFLLVVLITVVNAYFEMKAWSAMYEITRTKSFEDAANWFKWGAITAIVLVGFLLIFIARIFVILGFSNMPDELEEKPQLPLDSHIA; encoded by the coding sequence GTGGTCGACTTGACCGTGAACGTGAGGAGCGAAAAGAACCTCGGAATGTGGGGCTCAATCCTGGCTCTCCTTGGTGGGTTCGTACCCTACATCGGGAGCGTGCTGGCTCTAGTCGGGTCGATACTCGTTCTGGTAGCACTCCACGGAATAGGCAACGCGGTCGGTGACGACAGGCCTTTCAAAAACTATCTCTTCGCATTCATCGTAGGGATAGCGGTTCTGGTGCTGTTCATCTTCGTGATATTTGCGACATTCGGACTCACCATGTCCGGCCTCAGCGTCCACGAGGAGTTCTCCGGCCCGATAACAGCAGCCCCGAGTGAGAGCATGAGCATAACCAATGAGTACACGGAAGCCTTGCCCCTGATGATAATCTCAGGGGTCTTTCTGCTGGTCGTCCTCATAACCGTTGTCAACGCTTACTTCGAAATGAAGGCGTGGAGCGCAATGTACGAGATAACCAGGACGAAGTCCTTCGAAGACGCCGCCAACTGGTTCAAGTGGGGTGCCATAACTGCAATCGTGCTCGTCGGCTTCCTCCTGATCTTCATAGCCAGAATATTCGTCATCCTCGGCTTCAGCAACATGCCCGACGAGCTGGAGGAGAAACCCCAACTTCCGCTCGATTCGCATATAGCATGA